The following proteins come from a genomic window of Pleuronectes platessa chromosome 2, fPlePla1.1, whole genome shotgun sequence:
- the LOC128451433 gene encoding uncharacterized protein LOC128451433 isoform X4 → MSSCQKTLSGSELLLLAGQSSPTEVKMRCFYTVMSGNGHSSSPHSEISSIAIQTLLPPKLVVSTSVITETDTVTLDCQCPPVPFQCYFYTEGEQPQRSSCQKTLSGSELLLLAGQSSPTEVKMRCFYTVMSGNGHSSSPHSEISSIAIQTLLPPKLVVSTSVITETDRVTMDCQRPTGVFQCYFYTEGGPTQRSSCQKTLSGSELLLMAGQSSPAEVKVRCFYTVRSGNGHSSSPQSKISSITIQTLLPPKLVISTSVITETDTVTLDCQCPPGVFQCYFYTEGGPTQRSSCQKTLSGSELLLMAGQSSPAEVKVRCFYTVRSGNGHSSSPQSKISSITINTLLPPKLVVSTSVITETDTVTLDCQCPPGLFQCYFSTEGGPTQRSSCQKRLSGSELLLMAGQSSPAEVKVRCFYTVMSGNGHSSSPQSKTSSITIHKSVEIESHTMQTTQFPMTSGLTVSTRNPMGNVISTLRTPGEVTSALTVTTSRNAKEHVSTSSPTPEKPDMRMWTLKALGVTAAFGVTVGFISLGLTFHCTTRKSGNEKPNKQEPQNEQSVIYHKYDTISEEPSASAPNDMVYSTLQPV, encoded by the exons CTCTTCTTCCACCTAAACTGGTAGTGAGTACATCAGtgatcacagagacagacacagtcacactgGACTGTCAGTGTCCACCTGTACCTTTTCAGTGTTATTTCTACACTGAAGGAGAACAACCCCAAAGGTCCTCATGTCAGAAGACACTGTCAGGgagcgagctgctgctgctggcaggTCAGAGTTCCCCCACTGAGGTTAAAATGAGATGTTTTTACACTGTAATGTCTGGAAATGGACATTCTTCGTCTCCACACAGTGAAATATCCTCCATCGCCATACAGA CTCTTCTTCCACCTAAACTGGTAGTGAGTACATCAGtgatcacagagacagacagagtcaCAATGGACTGTCAGCGTCCAACTGGTGTGTTTCAGTGTTATTTCTACACTGAGGGAGGACCAACCCAAAGGTCCTCATGTCAGAAGACACTGTCAGGGAgcgagctgctgctgatggcaGGTCAGAGTTCCCCcgctgaggttaaagtcagatgtttTTACACTGTAAGGTCTGGAAATGGACATTCTTCGTCTCCACAGAGCAAAATATCCTCCATCACCATACAGA CTCTTCTTCCACCTAAACTGGTAATTAGTACATCAGtgatcacagagacagacacagtcacactgGACTGTCAGTGTCCACCTGGTGTGTTTCAGTGTTATTTCTACACTGAGGGAGGACCAACCCAAAGGTCCTCATGTCAGAAGACACTGTCAGGGAgcgagctgctgctgatggcaGGTCAGAGTTCCCCcgctgaggttaaagtcagatgtttTTACACTGTAAGGTCTGGAAATGGACATTCTTCGTCTCCACAGAGCAAAATATCCTCCATCACCATAAACA CTCTTCTTCCACCTAAACTGGTAGTGAGTACATCAGtgatcacagagacagacacagtcacactgGACTGTCAGTGTCCACCTGGTTTGTTTCAGTGTTATTTCTCCACTGAGGGAGGACCAACCCAAAGGTCCTCATGTCAGAAGAGACTGTCAGGGAgcgagctgctgctgatggcaGGTCAGAGTTCCCCTGCTGAGGTTAAAGTGAGATGTTTTTACACTGTAATGTCTGGAAATGGACATTCTTCGTCTCCACAGAGCAAAACATCCTCCATCACCATACACA AATCTGTGGAAATCGAGTCACACACGATGCAAACTACGCAGTTTCCTATGACCTCAG GTCTGACTGTCAGTACAAGGAACCCTATGGGAAATGTTATTTCTACTCTACGAACGCCAGGGGAAGTAACATCAG cTCTGACTGTCACCACATCGAGGAACGCTAAGGAACATGTTAGCACGTCTTCGCCAACGCCAGAGAAACCAG ACATGAGGATGTGGACACTGAAGGCGCTGGGAGTTACAGCTGCTTTTGGAGTCACTGTGGGTTTCATCTCACTGGGACTGACCTTTCATTGCACCACAAGAAAAAGTG GTAACGAGAAACCGAACAAACAAGAGCCTCAAAATGAACAA TCAGTCATTTACCACAAGTACGACACCATCTCCGAGGAGCCGTCTGCATCAGCCCCAAACGACATGGTGTACAGCACCTTGCAGCCGGTTTAG